From a region of the Archocentrus centrarchus isolate MPI-CPG fArcCen1 chromosome 18, fArcCen1, whole genome shotgun sequence genome:
- the LOC115797499 gene encoding Fc receptor-like protein 3, with protein METMTLCTIIASLRIFPSRCQFFMYESVALSCGHHKSSSDWTIRRNTFTNTNEECFKVWGKRNESHCYIQDVYLSDSGVYWCESGVGTAAGACSEAVNITVTGGLVILESPVHPVQEGDAVTLRCTNKSISFSSHANFYKDGLFIGNSSTGIVTIHKVSKSDEGFYKCNIYGAGSSPASWLAVRGQMIFRLFNKYFTRCALCTELLLCLHQGQIVFVCISCVEGGRPESFETPLTHDLLPVLGVSLSLALVVLLLVLLL; from the exons ATGGAGACCATGACTCTGTGCACCATTATTG CCTCTCTGAGAATCTTTCCCAGCAGATGTCAGTTCTTCATGTATGAGTCTGTTGCACTGAGCTGTGGACATCATAAAAGCTCTTCTGACTGGACAATAAGGAgaaacacattcacaaacacaaatgaagaGTGTTTTAAAGTCTGGGGGAAACGGAATGAATCACACTGCTACATTCAGGATGTTTACCTGTCAGACAGTGGGGTGTACTGGTGTGAATCTGGagttggaactgcagctggagCTTGCAGTGAAGCTGTCAACAtcacagtgactg GTGGCCTTGTGATTCTGGAGAGTCCGGTCCATCCTGTGCAGGAGGGCGATGCTGTGACTCTGCGCTGCACTAATAAGagcatttctttttccagcCATGCTAACTTTTATAAAGACGGCCTCTTCATTGGGAACAGCTCTACAGGAATCGTGACTATCCACAAAGTTtcaaagtctgatgaaggtttctacAAGTGTAACATCTACGGTGCTGGAAGCTCACCAGCCAGCTGGTTGGCTGTCAGAGGCCAGATGATCTTCAgactttttaacaaatatttcaCACGTTGTGCTCTCTGTACAGAGTTGCTGTTGTGCTTGCATCAAGGCCAAATTGTGTTTGTCTGTATTTCCTGTGTTGAAGGTGGGCGACCTGAATCTTTTGAAACCCCTCTGACACACgacttacttcctgttttgggggtttccCTCTCACTGGCCTTGGTGGTGCtactgctggtgctgctgctgtga